Genomic window (Gelria sp. Kuro-4):
CGATGGTACAGAAAGGGTAGTTCTCCGCCGGCGCCGCCGACCGCGTCAGGGCGTTAAAGAGTGTCGACTTGCCCACGTTGGGCAGCCCCACTATGCCGACGCGCATGGTTTACCCCCCTTCCAACCAGGCGGCCGGGCGCACTTTGAGTTCCGGCCCGGTCTCTTTTACCTCCTCCAGGACGAGCAGGGAGAAGTAGTCCGGGACCAGTTTATTCTCCGGTTCGCGCGTCGCCATGAGCACACCGGTCCCGAGCACGTGCGCGCCAAACTCGGCCATGAGCTCGTGCATGCCGCGGGCGGTGCCCCCGGCCCGCATAAAGTCGTCCACCACCACCACCCGTGCCCCGCTCGGCAGCGCCCGCCGGGGCAGCGACATGGTTTGAATGCGCCGGGTGGAACCAGACAGGTAGTTGATGCTCACCGCCGGCCCCTCCGTCACCCGGCTCTCGTGGCGGATGATCACCGCCGGCACTCCCAAGGCGCGGGCGGTGAAAAGGGCGACGGGTATGCCTTTGGTTTCCACCGTCACCACCCACTCCGGCTCGAACAGGCGAAAACGGCCGGCAAAAATCCGGCCTACCCCCTCCATGATGACGGGCGTAAAGAGGATATCGGTCAAATAAAGGAAGCCGCCGGGCAAAAAGCGTGCCGGGTGGGAAAGCTCCTGTGCCAGGGAAGCCACCAGCGTCCGGGCTCCGGCACCTGTCAGCTCCGGCAGGTAGCGGACGCCGCCGGCCGCCCCCGGAACGGTTTCCACCCAACCCTCTCCCTCTCTATCCAGCATCCGCTTGATGAGGCCGATGTCCTCGCTGAGGCTGGACTTGGCCGCCCCCAATTCTTCGCCGAACGTACTCAGGGAAATCAACTGGCAGGGATGCTCCACCAGGTAGCGGGTTACAGCAATCAGCCGTTCAACCCGGCGCCGCCGCTCCATGTCTTTCCCCCCCATCCCATGAACCGCTGGACAAGTTCGTAATCGCTGGGTTTATCGACATCGATCCCCACCTCCGGGTAGGGCGAGATGACCGCCTTGCCTACGGCGCCCGCGATCTCGGCGAAACGCTGCTCCACCGCGGCGATGGTCAGCTGGCCCAGCACCAGGCGCAGTACCTGGCCCCACCCGAGCAGGCTGCACATCTTGAGCGGCTGTTTGCGCAGGCGCACCATCTCTTCCGCCAGCCGCCAGACCCGGTCCACGATACGCGGGTGAAAGAGGAAGAGGTTACCCCCGGTGAAGGTGCCGTCTTTAAGGCGCACGTAGGTGCGCTTGACACCCGGGTAACGGGCCTCGCCCACACCCTTTTCCACGATGGAATAGTAGAAGTCGGCTTGGGTCGCCTGCGCGCGCTTCAGAAAGTCCTCCACCGCCGCGGCCGTAAGGAGTGGAATATCCGAGGTAGCCACCAGGACATAACCCTGGGGTTGCAGCCACTCCAGACCCTGGCGCAGGTTATCCATTACACTGCCGGCGCAGGGAAGAACGGCCTTCACCTTGCCCTGCTCCAGGTACTTAAGCTGGGGCACCGGCCCCACCACCGCCGCCCGTGTCACGGAGGGACTTTCTTCCAAGGCCGCCACCACAAAGTCCACCATACGCCGGTCGGCCACCGGGATCAGCGCCTCATACGGCTCCCGGCTCACCGCGCGCAGTCTCTTAGCGTTGGCCGCCCCCGCCAGCACCACCGCGTCCACCACCGCCACCACTCCTTTCTCCCGCTCCGGCCGCCTGTTGCTGCGCCTTGAGCAGGCTGGCCTCGGCGCGCTCGATGTGCTCTTCCGCCAGCTTGCGCGCCTGCGCGGCATCACCCCGGGCAATGGCCGCCACCAGCCGGCGGTGTTCGCTCAGCGTGTCCTTAAGACGGCCGGGCGCCGCCAGCGAACGCATACGGAAGCGCTGGATCTGGTCGGACAGATTGGCCACAATCTGCATTAAGCGCCGGTTGCGGCTGGCGGTATAAATGCGGCCGTGGAAATCGGTATCGATGCGTACCACCTGCTCACTCGCCCCGCCCGCGGCCGCTTCCGCCAGCTCACGCACCGCCTGCTCCAGAGCGGCCACTTCTTCCGGGGTGATCCGCTCGGCGGCCAGGGCGGCGGCCAGCCCTTCCAGGGCCGCGCGTAACTCGAAAACGTCGTTCATATCCTTAAAGGAAAGCTCCGCCACATAGGCACCCCGGCGGGGCACGAGTACCACAAAACCTTCGAGCGCGAGCCGCCGCAGAGCTTCCCGCACCGGCGTCCGGCTGGCCTCCATTTCCTCCGCCAGCTGCTGCTCCGCCAAGCGTTCGCCGGGCGCTAGATCGCCGCGCACAATGGCAGCGCGCAGGGCCTGGTACACCGCCTCCCAAAGAGGCTGACAGCGGGCCGGTTCTAAGTTGAGGGGCTTGCGCACCAAACGTTCACCGCCTCCCGCGGAAAGGTCCCGGCCCCGGCCGTAACCGGCAGGGTAACAAAGGTCCGCACCCTCTTTCCCAGCCGGCGCGCCGCGTTTTCGGCCTGGATCCGGTCGGCAAAAAGGCCGAACACCGTGGGCCCGCTCCCGGAAAGCGAGGCGCCCAGCGCCCCCAAAGCCAGGAAAGTTTCCTTCAGCTCCGTGATGACGGGATAACGCGCCGCCACCACCGATTCAAAGTTGTTGCCGAGCCGGGCCGCCACAGCCTGGAGGTCGCCGCAGCGCACGGCCGCCGCAAGCTGCGCGATATCCGTTCCCGCCTCCGGCCGCTCGTCGAACGCCCGGTAAGCCCAGGCGGTGGCCACCGCCAGCTCCGGGCAGGCCAGTACCAGGTAGCAGGGCGCCAGCGGCGGCAGCGGGGTCAACACCTCGCCCCGCCCTTCCGCCAGGGCGGTGCCGCCTAAAAGGGCAAAGGGTACGTCACTGCCCAGCTCCAAGGCCAGCCGTCCAAGCTCCGCCTCGGTAAGGCCTAAGGAAAAGAGGCGGTTCAGACCGTAAAGGACGGCGGCGGCATCGGCGCTCCCACCCGCCAGGCCGGCGGCCACTGGGATGTGTTTCTCAAGCTCGATCGAGACGCCACCTGGTATTTTGTATTCTGCCATTAGGCGGTGTGCCGCCCGCCAGGCCAGGTTTTCCGGCCCCGCCGGGAGCGCCGCCCCTGTCACCTGGAGGGAAATCCCTTCCGCCTGCGGCTCGAGCCCGATTCTGTCGGCCAGGGAGACTGTTTGCATGACCATGCGGACGTTGTGGTAACCATCGGGACGCTTCTCCCGCACCGCAAGGCCCAGGTTAACCTTGGCCCAGGCGGGAAAAAACTCCATAGCCGTCCCCCCTCCCTGGCAGATATATTGGCTGTTTACCCGGCAAACTCCTCTTTTTGCCGCGCAGTTTTGCGGCCGCGGCGGGGTGTCCGCCCGCCCTTCCAGCACGCTCCTAGCACGCCCCGAGCTCCGCCAGCCCGGCAGAGGCGGGGGGAGAGGCGGCGCGCACGGCGCTCACCACCTCGAGCACCCGGTCCAGTTTCTCGTAGAAGATCACCACCAGGTCCCCGCGGCGGCACTCGGCCAGGGCCGCCTGCAAGGCTTCCTCTTCCCGCAGGATGATGCGGGCGTGCTCGCTGGGAAAGCCCGCCGCCCGCGCACCCTTCAGGAGCAGCTCGGCGATCTCGCCTGCCTGACGGCCGCGCCGGTCTTCGTCCTCTTTGATGAAAAGGAGGTCGAAGCCTTCGGCCGCGGTGCGGCCGACGCGCTCCACCAGTTCGTCCGGCCGGTCGCCGGGCACCCCGATCACCCCGAGCAGGCGCCGGCGCGCCAGGCGGCGGGCCATCTCCAGGGTGCTGCGGTAACTGGCAACATTGTGCCCGTAATCGATGAGCAGGCGCGCCCCGCCCACCCTGAGCAGGTTGACACGGCCCGGGTTGCTGGTGAGGTCAGGGTAAAAGCTGCGCAGGCCCTGGCGAATAACCTCGCGCGGCAGCCCCAGGCCCCAGGCGGCGGCCGTGGCCGCCAGCACATTGGCCAGGTTGTGCCGGGCCGTACCGTGCAGGGTTAGGGGAATGCGCCGGGCCGAGCACAGGTACTCCACTTCTTCTCCTTCGGCCAGCAGCACCTTGCCTTCGCGCACCAGCACCACCCGCCCACCGGCGGCGAGCTGCCGCCGCACGACGGCATTGCCGGCCGTGAGGCTGAAGTAGATGACGGGGCAGCGCGCCCGTGCCGCCAGGGAGGCCACCAGCGGGTCGTCGGCGTTGAGCACGGCGCAGCCGTCGTCCCGCACGGCCTCGATGACCAGCGACTTCACGTGGGCCAGGTCCTCCAGCGTCTCGATACCGTACTGCCCCAGGTGGTCTTCGCTGATGTTGGTGATCACGCCCACGTCGGCCCAGTCGTACGCCAGACCGTCCCGGATGAGACCGCCGCGCGCCGTCTCCAGCACCGCCGCCTCCACAGTCGGATCCTCCAGCACCAGGCGCGCGCCGCGAAAGCCGGCGTTGTCACCCTGCCATACGCACTGACCGCCGATAAAAACCCCATCGGTAGAAGTAAACCCGACCGTGCGCCCAGTAAGGGCCAGCAGGTGGGCGATGAGACGCACGGTAGTGGTTTTGCCGTTGGTGCCGGTCACGGACACCAGGGGTATGCGGCCGCCGGTTCCGGGCGGGAAGAGGTGGGAGATGATCTTTTCCGCCACCGGCCGTGCCTTCCCTTCACAGGGGGCCAGGTGCATCCTGAGCCCGGGCGCCGCGTTAACCTCGATCACCGTGACGGCGCTCTTCGAATCCGCCGGGTCGGCCGCCACCAGGTCCACCCCGGCCACGTCCAGCCCCACCGCCCGGGCCGCACGTTCCGCCACCATTTTCACCGGCGCCGCCACCTGATCTGTGAGGTCACGGGCAGTGCCGCCCGTGCTCAGGTTGGCGTTTTCGCGCAGGAAGACGGTCTCACCGGCGGCCGGCACATAGTCCAGGTTCAGCCCCCGGCGCGCCAGGACCATGAGCACCACCGGGTCAATGGCGATCTTCGTCAGCACGTTTTCGTGACCGATACCGCGGCGGGGGTCGGCGTTGGTTATATCCACCAGCTCGCGCAGGTTGTGTCGCCCATCGCCGACCACATGCGCCGGCAGGCGCTCCGCCACCGCGGCCACCTTGCCCCCCACAACCAGCACCCGCAGGTGGCGGCCCGCCACGTACTTCTCCACCAGCACGCGGCGCTGCCAGTTGCGGGCCAGGGTATAGGCGGCCCGCACCTCGGCCACGGTCTTGAGGTTCAGCGACACTCCCTTGCCCTGGTTGCCGCACTCCGGCTTCACCACCACGGGGGCGCCAAGCTCCGCCAGGGCGGCCACCGCCTCCTCCTCGGAGCGGGCCACGCGTCCCTCCGGGACCGTTATCCCGGCCCGGCGCAGGATCTCCTTGGTCCGCGTCTTGTCGCCGGCGATGTCCACGGCGAGGCAGGAAGTAAGGGAGGTGAGGGCCGCCTCCACCCGCCGCTGCCGCACACCGTAACCCACCTGTACCAAGCTGCGGTCGTCCAGGCGCAGCACCGGCAGGCCCCGTTCCTGGGCCGCCCGCACCAGGGCGGCGGTGGTCGGCCCCAGTTCGTAGCGCGCGGCCAGCTCCTTGAGCCGGGCGGTGATGGCCTCGGTGCGCGGCGGGTCGTCGCCCAAAAGCAGGCAGTTCACCATCTCCACCGCCTGGTAAGCCGCCTCGCGTGCGGCCGCAGCCGCCTTATACTCAGCGACGATCTCGTAGACGGCCGGGTCGTCGGTGGAGCAGGTTTTCCCGTAAATGGCCGGAAACCCGGCCAGGTTCTGGAGTTCCAGCAGCACGTGTTCCACCACATGCCCCAGGTACGTCCCCTCGCGCAGGCGCTCCACAAACCCGCCGGGGTAGCCGCGGGAACAGTGGTGGTCACGCAGAGACGGCAGCAGGGAAAGCAGCCGGTCGGTAAAGAGCGGGATGTCGGCCGTGGTCTTGTCTGCGTGGTGCTCGAGATTGAGCCGGACTTTAACCACGGGATGGTGGCTGTAAACGTTGCGGCCGCTGTAAACCGCAAGCTCTTCAACTCTCATGCGTGCAGCTTTGTTCCTCCCGGAGTTTTCTTAGGGGACGGGTGAACGTGCCCGGCTTTTCGTTCCAGCACTCACCTCGTCTCCTCGGGGCGAACAGCTCCGGGTTCCCGACGGCTCAGGTTAAACGTGTACCCGGCGGGCAAAACGTGCAGGGTAACGTGGGTGAGGACCAGGGGGTCGCCGGCCGAACTTTCCGAGACGTTGCTCTCTCGGATGGTGAGGCCGTCGACCACGGTGCACGCCCCCGAGCCCACCACGGTGAGCAGCCCGTCCGCGTCACACACCACCGCCGTGTCCTCGTCCAAACCAAGCCCCAGTATGTATGGGTTTTCGGCAATGGCGGCCAGCAGCCGGCCGATGCGCCCGCGCTCCGCAAAGTGCTGGTCCACCACCACTTCCTTGAGGAAGCCTAAACCGGGGGCCATGTTGATGATGGAGCGGCGGGGCGCGCTCCCGTCCTGGCCTTCTACGATCATGGTGGCGCTCATGGCCGAGGCGCCGGCGCTGGTGCCGGCAATCACCGCCCCCCGGCCGGCGGCGGCATGCAGGGCCCCGGCCAGCGGTGTGCCGCCCAGGATGCTGGTCAGGCGCAGCTGGTCGCCGCCGGTGAGGAAAACGCCGGTCGAGCGGCGCAGGGTGTCCGCCAGCGCCGTCGACCGGGCAGTTTCACGATCGGGAACATCCAAGTGCCGCACCTCGGCCGCACCCAGGCGGTAAAAGAGCCGGCTGTATTCGGCCCCCACTTCCTCCGCCTGCTCGGTGGCTGTGGTGATGACGGCCACCACCGCCTCTCCCCCGCCGGCCAGCGCGAGAAAGCGGCGCAGGATGAGGCAGACGCCTTCTTTATCCTCCGCACCGCCGATGATGACCAGGTTGCCTTTGACCTTTGCGCTCATAGCCCCTCCCGCCCGGCTTTGCCGGGCCACGCATCCTAGGGTTTACCGGGCGGGAAAGATTTATACGGCCGCTTCCCAGGGCGCTTACGCGGGCTGCTCTTCACCCGGCCCTGCGTCCGCTTGTTCTTCACTGCCCAAGCGCGGCCGCTCCAGGGTGACCACCAGGTTGTGGCCGCCGAACGCCACCTCCACCGGGTACATGAAGGCCAGGCGCCAGCCTTCGCCCGCCAAGGCGTTAAGGTTCGGCTCCAGCTCCTCGGCCGAACCCAGGATGAGAACCTTGTACTCGTACTGGTCCACTCTTTGTCCTCCTTTCCTCTTCCTCCGCCCTCTATTCGCAGCCGGCGGGGAGGTTTCCTGCTGCAAAATCCGGCACTTCCTGCTTTTTTGCCGCCTCGATTTGGGGTATACTCTTTTCAGCCGGCACAAAGTGGGTGAAAAGGTAAAGCCTTCCGCCCAAAAACAGAGTGTGCGACCTGCCGCTTTAAAAGACAACAGGACGGGGTGATGGGCTGTTGATTAACGTTGCTGCACTGGAGAAAGATTTACGCCGCCTGGCCGCTGTCGGGGCCGAGCCGGGGCCGGGCGTCACCCGCTTGGGCTTCAGCCCGGAAGAGCGGGAGCTGCACCGGCAGGTGGCGGAGAAGCTGGCCGCGCTGGGGGCGGACGTCCGCCGCGATGCCATCGGCAACCTGATCGCCCGCCGGCCCGGGGAGGACGACACCCTCCCCGCGGTGGCCTGCGGTTCGCACCTGGACTCGGTGCCCCAGGGTGGACGTTATGACGGGGTAGCGGGCGTGCTGGCGGCCGTGGCCGCTCTGCGCACCTTAAAAGAGCGCGGGATGCGCACCCGCCATCCCCTCGAGGTGATCGTGTTCGTCTCCGAGGAATCAAGTCGCTTCGGCGTGGCCACGCTGGGAAGCAAGGTCCTGACCGGGCGGGCCCAGCCGGAGGAATGGGCCGGCCTTACGGACTTCGCCGGGGTTTCTCTCCCGGAAGCCCTGGCGGGCGCCGGCGTGGACCCGGCGCAGGTCGGCGCCGCGCGCCGCCGGCCGGAGGAATTCAAGGCCTTCCTGGAGCTACACATCGAGCAGGGGCGGGTGCTGGAGGAAACGGGGAACAAAATCGGCATCGTCACGGCCATCGCCGCCCCTACGCGCCTGCGCGTCACCTTAAGCGGGCGCGCCGACCACTCCGGTGCCACCCCCATGGGCCTGCGGCGCGATGCCCTGGCGGCGGCGGCCGAGCTGGTTCTGGCGGTGGAGCGCTGGGGCCGGGCCGAGTCCCCTCAGCAGAGCGTGGCCACGGTAGGGATACTGAAAGCCGAACCGGGGGCGATGAACGTGGTCCCGGGGAAAGCAGTGGTGGGGATCGATGTGCGCGGCATTGACAAGGAGAGCATCGCGCGGGCGGTGGCCGGGATTCGCGCCGACCTGGCGGAAATCGCCCGCCGGCGCCGGGTCAACGCCCAGGTGGAAGAACTCACCGCCGAAGACCCGGTTCCCCTGCACCCGGGCATCATCGCCACCCTGGAAGGCGTGTGCCGCCGCCTCGACGTGCCCTACATGCTAATGCCGAGCGGGGCCGGGCACGATGCCATGAACATGGCGCACCTTACGCCCACGGGTATGATCTTCATCCCCTGCCGGGAAGGCATCAGCCACAACCCGGCCGAGGAAGCAAGCCTGGAGGACATCGCCCGCGGGGCCGAGGTACTGCTGGCAGCCCTGCTGGAGCTGGCGAAACCTGTACCCAGACAGACCGCGCCGAAGGAAGCCCCGAGCAATCTTCCAGCAACGACTGGCAATGCCTGAACGGCAGGAGGCGAGATGTATGCTGATTAAAGGTGGGCTGGTGCTGGATCCAGCCAACGCGCTGCAGGGTAGGTATGACCTGCGCCTCAAAGCCGGCAAGATCGCCGCCTTAGGTCCGGAGCTCAGCGCGGAACCCGGAGAAGAGGTCTTGGACGCGCAGGGACTCATGGTGGTTCCCGGCTTTGTCGATATCCACGTGCACTTTCGCGACCCGGGCCTCACGCACAAAGAAACCCTGGCCAGCGGCAGCCGGGCCGCGGCCGCCGGCGGCTTCACCAGCGTGGTCTGCATGGCCAACACCAAGCCGGTGATGGATGAACCGGAGCTGGTGCGCGCCTTTTACAAGCGCGCCGCACGCGAGGCGGTGGTTCATGTCTACACCGTGGCAGGCGTCACCCGCGGCTTGGCCGGTGAGGAGCTCACCGACTTCGCCGCCCTCAAGGCGGCAGGTGCAGCCGGTTTCTCCGACGACGGCAACCCTATCCCCAGCGCCCGGCTCATGCGGCAGGCCTTGGAGGAGGCCGGGCGCCTGGGGCTGCCGGTGATTGCCCACGAAGGCGACCTCTCCCTGGTGGCCGACACCATCGTCAATGAAGGCACGGCCGCCGCACGCCTGGGCCTTGGCGGCATGCCGGCGGCGGCCGAGGACATCCAGGTGGCGCGGGACGTTCTCCTGGCTGGGCTTACCGGCGGGCACGTGCACATTCAGCATGTAAGCTCGGCCCGCTCGGTGGCCATCATCCGGGCGGCCAAGGTCCGAGGGGTGCCGGTGACCGCGGAGGCAACCCCCCACCACTTCACCCTGACAGACGAAGCCCTGCTCACTTGGGGCGCCGACGCCAAGATGAATCCCCCGCTGCGCTCGGCCGCCGATGTGGCCGCCGTGCGCCAGGGCCTGGCGGATGGTACGCTCGACGCCATCGCCACGGACCACGCCCCGCACACGCCCACCGAAAAGGCCGCCGGCCTAGCCCAAGCCCCGAGCGGCATCATCGGCCTGGAGACCGCCCTGGGCCTTACCTGGACGGAGCTGGTACAGGCCGGCGTCCTCACCCCCGCCCAGGCCGTCGCCAAGCTCACCTACCTCCCGGCCCGCATCGTGGGCCTGGCCAAGGGAACACTCCGCCCGGGGGCGGACGCGGACATCACCATCTTCGATCCCAACGCCACCTGGGAGGTGGACCCGGCCCGCTTTTACTCGCAAAGCCGTAACACCCCCTTCGCCGGCCGCCGGCTGACGGGACAGGTGCGCTACACCCTGGTGGGCGGGCGGCTGGTCTACGCCAACGGAACAGTCCTGGAAAAGGAGGCCTTTGCGTGAACGTCAACCACACCCTCAAAGTGCTCGCCAACGAACCGCAGGGCGCGGGGCGCTACCTCCTGGTGGCGGAAGCCCCCGGGCTGGCACATGCCGCCCGGCCGGGCCAGTTTGTCCACGTGCGCTGCACCGCAGGCACCGTGCCCTTGCTGCGCCGGCCCTTCAGCTTTTACCGCCTCCGGCCCGCGGCCGGGGCGGTGGAGATCTACTACCAGGTGGTGGGCAGCGGCACGGAGCTTCTCAGCCGCGTCCCGCCCGGCACCACCTTGAGCGCCCTGGGGCCGCTGGGCCGGGGCTTCCCGCTGGCGCCCCGCGCCCGACACATCGTCCTTGTCGGGCGCGGCCTGGGGAGCGCGCCCCTGGTGGCCCTGGGCGAAGCCGCCCTGGCCCAAGGTACGGCCGTGACGGCCATCCTGAGCGCCCGGACACCCAGTGCCCTGGTGGGAAGCCGGCCCCTGGCCGCCCTGGGTGCCGCGGTGACCACCGTTACCGACGCAGCCGGCACCTCCGACCCGGCCCAGGTAGACGAGCTTCTCAGCGCCGCCCTGGAGCGGCCGGGCACAGCGCAGGCCTTTGTCTGCGGCTCCCGCCGCCTGGCCCGCCTTGTGGAGCGGTCGGCCGCTGCGCGGGGCATCCCCGCCTTCGTCTCCCTGGAGGAGCGCATGGGCTGCGGCCTGGGCGGGTGCCTGGTGTGCGCCTGTCGCGTACGCACGCCGGCAGGTGAAACCTACAAACGGGTGTGCAAAGACGGCCCGGTCTTTCCCCTGGAGGAGGTGGTACTGGAATGAAACCGGACCTCAGCGTAGAACTCTGCGGTCTCAGGCTGCAGAACCCCATCATGCCCTCATCCGGCAGTTTCGGCCTGCCCGGTTACGAGGAGTATATGGACCTCAACGTTCTCGGAGCGCTGGTGGCCAAAAGCATCACGCTCCATCCCCGGCCGGGCAACCCGCCGCCGCGCATCGCCGAGACCCCGGCCGGGATGCTCAACGCCGTCGGGATCCAGAACCGCGGCGTGAAGTGGTTTATCGAAAACGACCTGCCGAAGCTGCGTCACTTCTCCCCGCCCCTGATCGTCAGCATCGCCGGCACCAAAGTGGAAGACTTCGCGCAGGCGGCCGAACTCCTGGAAAAGGAGGAAGGTATTGCCGCCTACGAGATCAACGTCTCCTGCCCCAACATGGAGGCCGGCGGGCGGGCCTTCGGCATGTCCGCGGCGGCGACGCAGGCGGTGGTGGCCTCCGTCAAAAAACACACCCGCCGGCCCCTCTTCACGAAACTCACGCCGAACGTCACCGACATCGTGGAAATCGCCCAGGCGGCGGTGGAAGCAGGCAGCGACGGGCTGACACTCATCAACACCCTCCTCGGCATGGCCGTCGACGTAAGGCGGCGCCGCCCGCTCCTGGCCAACATCCTGGGCGGTCTCTCCGGCCCGGCCATCAAGCCGGTGGCCCTGCGCTGCGTCTACCAGGTGGCGCAGGCGGTGAAGGTGCCCATCATCGGCGTGGGCGGCATCGCCTCGGCTGCAGACGTCTTGGAGTTCCTCCTCGCCGGCGCGAGCGCGGTCCAGGTGGGTACGGCCAACATCGTGGATCCGTACATCATGCCGAAAATCATTGCGGACTTGGAGAAATGCCTGGCCGAAAACGGGGCGGCATCGGTGCGCGAGTACATCGGTGCGCTCAGGGCCGACTGATCAGGAGGTGTCAGCGTGAAACCTGTAACCTGGTGGTTGTTCGTCATCCTCTTTCTCGCCGCAGCCATCCCCTGGCCCTGGACGGCCCGGCCCGAGCCCTATCTCTTCGGCTGGCTGCCCTTCCCCCTCTTTTACTGGTGGACGCTGGCGGTGCTCAATTTCATTTTCATCCTCTGGGCCGCCAATGAGTGGCTGCGCAGCCAAAGGAGGAAGGCGAAGTGAATACCGGCATACTCTCTTTTGTGATCATCATCGTCTACCTCTTGGTGCTGCTCCTTATTGCTCTGCGGGGTTCCCGCAGCGCTGCGGTAAAAACGGTGGAAGGGTTTTTCCTGGCCGGCCGCGGTGTCAGCGCGGTGCTGCTGCCGCTCACCATGATCGCCGCCCTGCAGAGCACCTTTGCCTTCCTGGGCGGCCCGGGCATGTTCTACCTGCACGGCATCGGTTTTATCGTGATCGTGCTCTCGCAGGTCTGGGTAGCCCTGATGGTGCTCTACTTCGGCCACCGCATCTGGCTCCTGGGCAAGAAGTACGGGTACCTGACCATCGGCGACTTTTTCGCCGACCGTTACAACAGCCGCTTCCTTAAGGTGGTTACGTCCCTGGTATCCATCCTCATGACGGTGGTCTTTTTAGCCATGCAGTATGTGGGCAGCGCTCACGCAATAAGCGGGGTGGCGCAGGGCAGCGTATCGTACACCTTGGCCCTTATCGTCATCGCCGTTTTTTCGGTGATCTACGTGGCCGTCGGCGGTGCCCACTCGGTGGTGCTCACCGACGCCATTCAGGCGGTGGTGCTGCTCATCACCATCGCCGCCGCTGCGGCTGTGGCTTTAATCCCCACCGGGGGCCTGGCGGGCCTCTTTCACCGGGTGATAGACCTGAATCCCAAGCTCCTGGCCCGGCCGGGCGCCGCCGGCCTCTATACGGATAAGGTCTGGCTGATGCAGTTCATCGTGCTGCCCTTTGGTATCTGGCTGACGCCGCACGTTTGGGTGCGCTCGCTCATGGCGAAGGACGAGACGGCCATCGCCCGCTCCGCCCTGGGCATTCCGGTCTCGCAGATCGTCATCTTCGCCACCTCCGGTCTCTTCCTCGGGCTGGCCGGGCAGGTGCTCCTGGGGAAAATCCCGGCGCCGGACAAGGTGGTACCGCTCCTGCTCGTAAAGTACTCCAGCTGGTGGCTGGCCGCACTCATCATGGCCGGGTCCATCGCGGCCGGCGTCTCCACCATCAACTCTATGATCCTCGTCATCGCCCAGATGTTCTCCCAGGACCTTATGGTCCCCATGCTGCGGCGCAAACTCACGGAAGCAGAAAACCTTAAGCTCTCCCGGCTGGTCACCGTGGCCGTGGTCATCGTGAGCGCGCTCATCGCCCTGCGCCCGCCGCAGTCCCTGGTCCAAGTGGTCATCGACGTCGCCTATACGGGGCTGGCTCAGCTGGCACCCGGCTTTTTGGCCGGCCTCTACTGGCGTCGGGCCAACCGGCCTGGGACAACGGCCGGGCTTTTGGCCGGCCTCGCCATCCTCTTTTATACCCGCATCGCCGGCGTCTCCCCGCTGGGCTATCCCGGTTTCCTCTGGGCCTTCTTCACCAACCTGATCCTCACCCTGGTGGTCCCGCTCTTTACGGCGCCGCCGGCCCGGGTCACCGTGGAGCGCATC
Coding sequences:
- a CDS encoding Zn-dependent hydrolase; the encoded protein is MINVAALEKDLRRLAAVGAEPGPGVTRLGFSPEERELHRQVAEKLAALGADVRRDAIGNLIARRPGEDDTLPAVACGSHLDSVPQGGRYDGVAGVLAAVAALRTLKERGMRTRHPLEVIVFVSEESSRFGVATLGSKVLTGRAQPEEWAGLTDFAGVSLPEALAGAGVDPAQVGAARRRPEEFKAFLELHIEQGRVLEETGNKIGIVTAIAAPTRLRVTLSGRADHSGATPMGLRRDALAAAAELVLAVERWGRAESPQQSVATVGILKAEPGAMNVVPGKAVVGIDVRGIDKESIARAVAGIRADLAEIARRRRVNAQVEELTAEDPVPLHPGIIATLEGVCRRLDVPYMLMPSGAGHDAMNMAHLTPTGMIFIPCREGISHNPAEEASLEDIARGAEVLLAALLELAKPVPRQTAPKEAPSNLPATTGNA
- a CDS encoding dihydroorotase, coding for MLIKGGLVLDPANALQGRYDLRLKAGKIAALGPELSAEPGEEVLDAQGLMVVPGFVDIHVHFRDPGLTHKETLASGSRAAAAGGFTSVVCMANTKPVMDEPELVRAFYKRAAREAVVHVYTVAGVTRGLAGEELTDFAALKAAGAAGFSDDGNPIPSARLMRQALEEAGRLGLPVIAHEGDLSLVADTIVNEGTAAARLGLGGMPAAAEDIQVARDVLLAGLTGGHVHIQHVSSARSVAIIRAAKVRGVPVTAEATPHHFTLTDEALLTWGADAKMNPPLRSAADVAAVRQGLADGTLDAIATDHAPHTPTEKAAGLAQAPSGIIGLETALGLTWTELVQAGVLTPAQAVAKLTYLPARIVGLAKGTLRPGADADITIFDPNATWEVDPARFYSQSRNTPFAGRRLTGQVRYTLVGGRLVYANGTVLEKEAFA
- a CDS encoding dihydroorotate dehydrogenase electron transfer subunit, encoding MNVNHTLKVLANEPQGAGRYLLVAEAPGLAHAARPGQFVHVRCTAGTVPLLRRPFSFYRLRPAAGAVEIYYQVVGSGTELLSRVPPGTTLSALGPLGRGFPLAPRARHIVLVGRGLGSAPLVALGEAALAQGTAVTAILSARTPSALVGSRPLAALGAAVTTVTDAAGTSDPAQVDELLSAALERPGTAQAFVCGSRRLARLVERSAAARGIPAFVSLEERMGCGLGGCLVCACRVRTPAGETYKRVCKDGPVFPLEEVVLE
- a CDS encoding dihydroorotate dehydrogenase — its product is MKPDLSVELCGLRLQNPIMPSSGSFGLPGYEEYMDLNVLGALVAKSITLHPRPGNPPPRIAETPAGMLNAVGIQNRGVKWFIENDLPKLRHFSPPLIVSIAGTKVEDFAQAAELLEKEEGIAAYEINVSCPNMEAGGRAFGMSAAATQAVVASVKKHTRRPLFTKLTPNVTDIVEIAQAAVEAGSDGLTLINTLLGMAVDVRRRRPLLANILGGLSGPAIKPVALRCVYQVAQAVKVPIIGVGGIASAADVLEFLLAGASAVQVGTANIVDPYIMPKIIADLEKCLAENGAASVREYIGALRAD
- a CDS encoding sodium:solute symporter family protein, giving the protein MNTGILSFVIIIVYLLVLLLIALRGSRSAAVKTVEGFFLAGRGVSAVLLPLTMIAALQSTFAFLGGPGMFYLHGIGFIVIVLSQVWVALMVLYFGHRIWLLGKKYGYLTIGDFFADRYNSRFLKVVTSLVSILMTVVFLAMQYVGSAHAISGVAQGSVSYTLALIVIAVFSVIYVAVGGAHSVVLTDAIQAVVLLITIAAAAAVALIPTGGLAGLFHRVIDLNPKLLARPGAAGLYTDKVWLMQFIVLPFGIWLTPHVWVRSLMAKDETAIARSALGIPVSQIVIFATSGLFLGLAGQVLLGKIPAPDKVVPLLLVKYSSWWLAALIMAGSIAAGVSTINSMILVIAQMFSQDLMVPMLRRKLTEAENLKLSRLVTVAVVIVSALIALRPPQSLVQVVIDVAYTGLAQLAPGFLAGLYWRRANRPGTTAGLLAGLAILFYTRIAGVSPLGYPGFLWAFFTNLILTLVVPLFTAPPARVTVERIHGYLAQIGE